Within Conger conger chromosome 3, fConCon1.1, whole genome shotgun sequence, the genomic segment gtgctgagtgagtgacaggtaGGCATGGCAGGGGGAATGGGAGAGAATAGTGGAGTAGTGTAGTGTGGAATAGTGGGGTAGTGTAGTGTGGAATAGTGTAGTGTGGAATAGTGGGGTAGTGCAGTGTGGAATATTGAGGTAGTGTAGTGTGGAATAGTGGGGTAGTGTAGTGTGGAATAGTGGGGTAGTGTAGTGTGGAATAGTGGGGTAGTGGTGTGTGGAATAGTGGCTTCACAAACTATTCAGGCATCATGGGTTAGTATATGATTCATGTAATCTTCATAAGTAACcattcataaaaatgtcaatACTTAGAGCTACTGCATTCAGATTTAGACAGGAACTGTCTGTCCCTCGAGTCTGTTATTCGGATTTAAGTGTTACTCTTCTCTCTCAGTAGTGGTTTCCAATCCATTAACGTTGTTTAGAATGGTGTTGTTCCACGGTCAACATTATACAGTGACCCATGAAGTCTACTTTCCATTACTGGATATCCAAAAATACATCAGTTTTTTGTTAGAGCACAAAAGCTGCTCTTTTTAACGAGCTTTTATGCACATGCATGTAATTGGctagaaagtgagagagagagagagagagagagagagagagagtattgtGTGGGATGTGGCCAGCCATTCCTGAGTGTGGCTGGCCACATCCCACAGACTGCCCTGCTGTCAATAAAAAGAGACCTCATAACATAACTACATACTGTAactacattacaaggcatttagcaggcactcttatccggaacgacgtacaacgaagtgcacatcaaacacaagtacaagtgtgaagaggacctgagaggccagtacggttccgagtcctagtgtgaccatacagatacaatcggaacccttgaagaatacatcaataCTTCCAAAGTAGCATACCAGTTGGgggctagaataccccgagtacaacaatacaatagctaatacaaaaccccacaatatctatataactatataagtgccattatagtctatggcatatataaggctaatcatggtggtgagtagGAGGCAGGgagtagggagggaaaggtgtagcctgaagagatgagtcttcagtctgcgcttaaaagaggtcagagactctgccgttctgatatccacagggaggtcattccatcaccatggggccaagacagcagtcgtgagcaataagtgcaggtgtggcgaggaggaggtgccagatggcacaaagtggcagaacggaggggtcttgttgctgtgtaggtcttgataagtgattgaatatatacaggagctgatcccttaactgcctggtatgcgagcaccaaagttttaaatttgatgcaagccataacaggcagccagtggaggttgctgaacaggggggtgacatgtgaatgtctgggaacattgaataccagacgggcagcagcattctggatcagttgtaggggtctgatggcagatgctggaaggccagccagcagagaattgcaatagtccaggtgggacaggaccattgcttggacaaggaggtCTGAGGTCGACATAacacatttatgtgtgtgcatacatgtgtgtgtgtatgcatgtttttttcttcataggTTTATCTTTCTGACACCGTGTCTGAGCACACTTATGTGCTTCTGCCTGCATATGTTCAAATATTCAAGTGCATTGGGTACTCCTATTGTGTAATATGTGAAATGTCAGCATTCCAAACGGGCTGGAGAGACACAAAACATGTACAGCTTGTGAATCCATCTGTATGCGAACACAGACCCCGATGACCGTGTCCTGACTATCCCTTAGAAGTGAATATGAGTAtgggagcagcctgtagcctagtggctaaggtacatgaccttaaggttgatggttcaagtcccagtgtagccacgataagatccacacagcctttgagcaaggcccttaaccccacattgctccaggggggattgtcccctgctttgtctaatcaactgtgagttgctttggattaaagcgtcATCTTaataacattcattcatttattcattcattatcctaacccgcttatcctgaacagggtcacaggggggctggagcctatcccagcatacattgggcgaaaggcaggaatacaccctggacaggtcgccagtacatcgcagggcacacacaccattcactcacacactcatacctacgggcaatttagactctccaatcagcctaacctgcatgcctttggactgtgggaggaaaccggagtacccggaggaaacccacgcaaacacggggagaacatgcaaactctgcacagagaggccccggccgacgggaatcaaacccaggacctccttgctgtgaggcggcagtgctaaccactgcaccatcttaataacaaataataataataataataataataataataattattattattattattattattattatatgccCACTGCTGTTTTCTACCCTGTCGCTAGGGCAATgtagcagggggagggggaatgagagggcacgggaggggagggggggcaggatgAGCTGCCGGTTGGAGCCCAGAAAGGCAACGTTTGCCACTGGcaatgagagagaagagagagggaaaatgaGGAAATGTAGAGCGAGATGGGGGAGGGGATAATCCCAGTAGAACTGCCCCCTCCCCTCAATCTCCTTCATTCAACCTCCCCCCTTCATTCaagtgcacccccccccccccccccccccatacacagacacacaccccttcCCAGTGAATCCTGATATTTAGGTTAAAAAGATGACAGATTGACAGAGATGACGAAACGGCAAAAAAAGATAGGGGGGCAATGAGAGATGGAGGCTGCCTGGGTTTAGAGGTAAAGAGGATTATGTCTCTCCTGACTGACATTTGGTCAGTGGTGTGATGGTTTGAgtgagaaaggggagggatgAATGAGTAACATATAAAAACAGTGACCGCCATCACAGTATTTACAAGGCTTGTCCTCTTGGACCATTTTATTTAAACCCACCGGTTTTTCTAAccccaaataaatgtattgtttgttcatttgaggAGCACCTGATACATTGCAATCTAgtttttacaaatgaaaatcTACATTGCTCTCTACCCTGTCTATACAGCTGAGGTACTTTGATGCATTTTGGTATTTTGTTATCAATTTGATAGACTGATGGCACTGACCACCAGACTGACCTGTTCCTAGACAACCATCATGCAGCACAGGTCTTTCATAATCATCAGTGACCTACCTAGAGCACATAGACAATGAAGCCTAGCAATCCAATTATGGACATGTACATGAGTGTGAATGGAGGTTCCTGCCCGCCACTCCTAAAAAAGTTATTATAGTCCCTATTCCCTTGTTGGGGTTCAGTTCAGCACTAgtggagaaaatgaaaatagctATTGTTCACAAATTAGGAAATGTGTCTCCCACCGATCACAAAATGAAGGACGTGGCATATGGCAGTGAACATATGGCCATCAGATGGTGAGGGGAAAACAGGGCAGGAGGAGTGGAAaggcagagaaagaaagagccaGTGAATGTGATTCTTCAAACAAATGACAGTTGTACACAAAGAGTAACTCTGCTGAGAATATAAATTGACTTTTTGTTTTATGGTGTGCATGTACTAATGACACGCATGAGCGAGCAGTTCAAACCGCATCATATCCCAGACCGGAGTGTGGCTCCTCAGAGCCAGGGTCCCTGCAGATTAACTATTTTCTGTCAGCTGCTGAGGAGTGCTGGGTGGACGAAATTCCAGTCTGTATTATGACTTTAATTACACCATTAAGCGCTAAAGTGGATGGAAAACGTTCCCATGAGGATACATTTCCCACTGATGGTCTAATGGCCGAGGATTCATGCCCGTTGTGAACACTGAGCTGTGCCTTGGGATGCTTTGGATGTAGCAAATAATGCAGATTTTTTTATCTCGTGTGCTGCCATAccaacaaatacttttttctcaGAACAAATAGAGAATAATTGTGAATATATATAAACACCAGTCTTCAAACTTCAAACAGTAATCAAACTGAATTCATCATGTGAGCGTCCCTTCTAAACATCGCTGTCAATCATTGTCTGTGTTTCACTAGTGGCAATTACTTTATCAACTTAGATTACTGAGGTGGTGCAAATGGGATAATTATTAAGTGGCTTGACAAAGAGGCTATCATGACCTCTAGCTGCCGGAGGACTGAGTACCGTGCAAGAAAATGAGGGGAGACTAGCTGGTGGTCCTAAGTCAGGTATAAGTGACAGCCTCAAGGCAGTGATATGGAATGGCAGTCAAGGAAGTCGTTCTCTGGCCACAGAATTATAGGCTTGTACCAGTGGGGAGGCACCCATGGGGCAGGTGTGAAAtatctactgtactgtatgtgcattaaTGGACGGATAATATGTCAAATTTAAGCTACTTAGATTGCCCCGGAAAGACATCTgctatgcaaatacattttaatgtgcacAATTAGTTAATGGAAAGAGCTCAGTATAAATGGTTTAACAAGATCGCAATATCAAGTCTCAATATAATTATGTGAGAGGTTGATTTATACATATAGGAGccaataatatattaatttggTTTTAACATAAGTCATAGTTCATGAGAATCCAGGGAAAATTATAAGCAGTGTAACTGGAAAAGCTGCATCCAATGTCAGCATTTAATCAGTTGTTATTGTTCTAAATCGTAATCATTTTGGTGGTTGATATTGAACATACAAGAAGTGAAATCCATGTGAGAATGAATCCATTCATGAAATGGTTAATGTAATGCACAAGACTTTCTGTTATTCACAGAAGTGAAAAGTTATGACAATACAAAAAGGGCGTTGTTGGTCATCATGTTGTCTGTGTTTTGCTCGTGTAAGAGCATGCGTAATTACATGCGGAATTCTGCATGTAACTGGGTGCACCTGAATCTCTCCAGGTTTGATTCTGCTGTTCTACCTGATCTTCTACATCTGCCTGGCTGGCATGTTCGCCCTCACCATGTATGTGATGCTGCTGACCCTGGATGATTACAACCCAACCTACCGGGACAGGCTGGCGACtccaggtacatacacacatgcacaaacagacagacaaaatacacacgcatgcaaacactcATAAGCACCCCTATCTTAAATACTCAAATGTGaagtatttattatatattaaagtaatgttttaatcttgatgcaCCATGTCCACGAGAAATATCCAGGTCATATAATATGACAGTATTGTGGGTTACCTGCATAATGGGTCCCTGGGTGAACCAAATAATGTGAATACACATGGATGCTACATAGCTGGAATATTTAATTAGTCACCACCATTGGTTGATATTAGGACCCATCTTTATGTTCCCACCTACAACTTTcccacttctctctccctccccaggcaTGATGATTCAACCCAAGGGGAAAGCATTGGAGATTGTTTACAATATTGAGGACACTGAGAGCTGGGACATGTATGTCCACTCCCTGAACACCTTTCTTTCCAGTGAGTGTCAGGACTGGTTGATGTGTCTAACAATGTGTAAAGCCAGTATAATTTCAGCaggaaaatatgtgtgtgtgtgtgtgtgtgtgtgtgtgtgtgtttgtgagagagacagagagagagagatgcagtatGAATAGACTACAGCAAATAGCAAAGcatcataaaagcatgcatgaaTGGCTACTAATAATAACTACTACTCTGTAACCCACCACAGCCTACAATGATTCCCATCAGGCCTTGAGCAACAAAGAGTGCACCCCGAATGAGTTGTTCACACAGGCGGACAGTGGAGACATCAAGAACAACCCGAAGCGCTCCTGCCAATTCAACCGCACCATCCTGGAGGCATGTTCGGGCCTGACAGACCCCTACTATGGCTACGACGTCGGCAAGCCCTGTGTCCTCGTCAAACTGAACCGAGTAAGGACCAGACCCAGCAGAGCAGTGTAACACAAATCACATCATAAACCAACACAAAAAAGACAGTTCAAGCTTTGTTGACATTTTAACACTATTC encodes:
- the LOC133125329 gene encoding sodium/potassium-transporting ATPase subunit beta-2-like — encoded protein: MAKDSEKKTCGQVMDEWKEFFWNPRTHEFLGRTASSWGLILLFYLIFYICLAGMFALTMYVMLLTLDDYNPTYRDRLATPGMMIQPKGKALEIVYNIEDTESWDMYVHSLNTFLSTYNDSHQALSNKECTPNELFTQADSGDIKNNPKRSCQFNRTILEACSGLTDPYYGYDVGKPCVLVKLNRVIGMLPGKNNQSPNVTCKVKKDNENAVRELSFYPPDAAFNIMYFPYYGKKSQVNYSQPLVAVKFQNISVNTDVSVECKINSEAIANPTSERDKFAGRVSFKLRINQKV